Sequence from the Methanosarcina siciliae T4/M genome:
TCAGGGCAAAATCAATTTAAGAATAACTCACCGGGACCCGTATAAAAACGGTTTCAGTTCAAGGTTTCGGGTTTTGAAGTATTATTTTTTTTATTTTAGAGAATAAGTATGGACGTAAAGATGAGAGACATTGTAAGGGTTGTGCCTTACGATCCTGAGTGGAAAGCCGAATTTTTGAAAATAAAATCGATGATTTCTGACTGTGTTGGCGACCTTATAATTGGTGTCGAACATGTCGGAAGCACAGCGGTTGAAGGTCTTGCTTCAAAACCTATTATTGATATTGATGTGGTCAATAGACTATTTTATGTCATATCACAGTAGTGAAGTGAACGAGCATATAATTGAAAAAAAGTCTTGAAACCCAAAATTTTCAGGTTCAGATCTTCTTTACATTCATATTGATTGAAACTTCTGCGATATCGGCGCTATATTCGGCTACCCTGCGCAAGCTCTCCAGAATCATGCTAAGTGCAATATTACGTGGACTTCCGTCCCCTCGTGACTCCAGGGAAACTCCAAACTGAGAAACATTTTTTGCATTCACAACAATTTTGTTGATAGCCTGCAGGTCATCTTCTGCCATTGAGTCTATTGAACTTTCGAAAACATTTAGCGAGAGTCCGGCCATTTTAAAGATGGGATCGTCAGCACTTATTCCACCATCCATTTTTAAGACATTTGTAGCTATCTTGACCGCATGATCCCCTACGCGCTCGATACTTTTTATAATAAGCCTGTATCCCAGGCAATCTTTTGAACTTCTAATCCCTATTTTTTCGGCGAGTTCTACATCATCAAGTGAAGCTTTGAGCTGGCGGACAGCAAGAAGATAAAAGCGATCGACGTCATCATCTCTCTGGATCACGTCTTCTGCAATTTCCGTATTGTGGTTACGAAGAGCTGCCATGGAGTCCTCAAGCATTGAAAGGACAAGCCCATACATGTTTTTAATTACACGATTGAGGGGAAGGTCACTGTAGTTCAGGAGACACTGGAAGACAAGTTCATTCCTGGATTCTTCTACAAGTTCGAGTCCTATCAATTTTTGACGCACTGAGTCTTTGATAAACTTTCGGTCATAGGCACTGAAACCTTTGTTGGTAGTCAGTTTAAGAGAATCATAACCCGCAAGATAATGAGAAATAATAATTCTGAGGTTGTTTTCTGCGCTTTCGGTGTGGAGATAATCTATAGATGCCTTAAGGGCAGAGCGTTCCTTCGGAATCACACTTGAGGAAACCAGCAGGGTTTTGTTAGGCATGTCTGTTAGGGTAAGTGTATCTCCGGGTTTAAGCCCTATATCCCGGACCCATTTTATGGGAAGGGATACTATATAGGTAGAATTTCCGGTAAACTGAATTTTTCTTCTATCTTTGGTAATAAATAATCCTCCTGAAGGAGCTCTAATAACTTTAGCATGATCTATATAGACAAGGACTATATATAAGGTTAACTCTAATTGTTGTTTTAAATACCCAAAGTTCCTCGTTGTCTATAATCTTTTACGCCGGGAATTTCAAAATAAATCTGGAAGTAATGAATAATTAACGGACAGTTAACAAGTTAAATGAATATATGAGCGCAAATATGTATGAGATCTCAAGGGGTACCTTGGGATATAAATTTCAGATATGCGATCAGATTCACATTAAGCAACACCCTATAGTTTCAAGTAGTACTATATAGAATACCTCCAAAAAATATATATAAACCGGTGTCTACTAATTAAGTGAAGGTCAGATCCGTGGCCTCCACACAAAAATATTGGAATTAAGTGACTTGGTGAGTATAAAGTCTAAAAAGTCTAAAGCGCGAAAGCATAAATCCTTACATACTGTCTCTACAGGTTGTAGGTCTAGCTTCCCTGCAGCCTGAAATCTATTTTTTGATGCTTACTGTAGAACCTTGGATTCTGATATTGTAGAACTTCGGATTTTAATATAGTTCCACAGGTAAACCTGTACTTATGGCCCCTAATGGTTTTACAAATTCTTATTGTACAACTTTTCAAGAATAACCTTTAAAAACAGCTTACAAGAACAATCATAATGCTAATTTGTTATCATATGCGGTAGTGATTTAATGACATCAAATAAAAGATCAAATGAAAAGAAAAAAGTTCTCTTTCTGTGCACCCACAACTCAGCCAGGTCCCAGATGGCCGAAGGTCTTTTGAGGGCTATTTATGGAGAAAGATACGAGGCTTACAGTGCTGGCGTTAAAGCCACAAATGTTAATCCTCACGCTGTTCAGGTCATGAAGGAAATTGGCATCGATATCTCCGGTCAGTACTCTAAAACCCCCAAAGAATTTCAGGATACAATTTTTGACATGGCGGTCACGGTCTGCGATAGGGCTAAAGTGTCCTGCCCTATCTGTAGCACGAATCTGGAGCTTCCAACCGAAGCCCCCAAAGCAAGAGAAGTAATTCACAAAAGTTTTGAAGACCCTGCTGCAGCTGTGGGCTCAGAGGAAGAGCAACTCAAGGTATTCCGCCAGATAAGAGATGAAATAAAAGATTGGATTTCCCGGACATTTGGGAAATGATTCCTCATTAATTAGTTGATTTTTTTTGTGAAGCACCCATTATTGAAATATTGCTAAAAGATGCGAATAAAGTCCGATAAAAAAAGATTTTAGAAGAGATTACTGCAAAAACCAAGGCATTGATTGCCTGAACCCTCATGAAATTACTTTTATAAGAAAGCCCTTTTATATGAAAGAACTTTTGTGGTATGGAATAGACGTTCTCTATATATTTTGAATTGACATAAGTGACAACATATTTCTTTATAGTGGGTTCTTTCAGGCATAAAATATATTTCACTATAGTGAGTTCTGAAACCCTAATTTCTTCACCATCTATTCGTTGTTATTTGATTACCGGAAATTGTCAATTGATTATCGGAAAAGAGGCTTATTTATGGGAACAATCAGTGAGAAAATCTTTTCCCGGGCAGCGGGAAAAGAGGCAAAAGCTAACGATTTTGTGCTGGCAGATGTGGACTATGCAATGGCCCATGACGGCACATCGGTGCTTGCCGTAAATGCTTTTAAGGAAATGGAGATGGAAAAGGTCTGGGACCCTTCAAGGATCGTAGTCCCCTTTGACCACATCGCACCTGCGAATAATGAAACTTCAGCCATCCTGCAGAGAGAGATCAGGGAATGGGTAAAGGAGCAGGGAATCCCTAACTTCTACGAGGTCGGAGAAGGGATCTGTCACCAGGTCCTTCCGGAAAACGGCTTTGCTCTGCCCGGAAAGCTTGTTGTCGGGGCTGACTCGCATTCCTGCACTTACGGGGCTTTCGGGGCTTTTGCAACAGGGGTAGGAGCTACCGATATGGCTGAAATCTTTGCTTCGGGAAAACTCTGGTTTAAGGTCCCGGAAAGCTTCAGGATGACGGTTGAAGGGAGCCTTCGGAAAGGGGTCTATGCAAAAGACCTGACCCTTTACCTGATCGGAAAAACCGGAATTGCCGGAGCGACCTACAAAGCAGTTGAGTTTTACGGGCAGGCTATCAGCGAACTTACGGTTGCCGGCAGGATGACACTCTGCAATATGGCAATTGAGATGGGCGCAAAAACCGGGATTGTCCCTCCTGATGAAAAGACCTTTGAATTCCTGAAAAATAGGGCAGCTGCACCTTATGAGCCTGTCTATGCCGACCCTGACGCTGTTTATATGGAAGAGTTCGCCTACGATGCCGGGGATATCGAACCCCAGGTAGCCTGCCCGCATCAGGTGGATAATGTAAAGCCCGTGGGAGAGGTTGAAGGCACTCATGTAGACCAGGTATTTATCGGGACGTGCACGAACGGCAGGCTTGAAGACCTCGAGGTCGCAGCAGCAATCCTGAAAGGAAAAAAGGTTGCAGTAAGGACAATTGTGATCCCTGCATCCCGCACCACTCTCCTTGCAGCAATCGAAAACGGGACAATGGAAACCCTGCTTAGAGCCGGGGTAACTCTTGCAACCCCGGGCTGCGGGCCCTGCCTCGGTGCCCATCAGGGAGTGCTCGGGGAAGGCGAGGTCTGTGTTTCAACCGCAAACAGGAACTTCAGGGGCAGGATGGGAAAAGGAGGTTTTATTTATCTTGCATCTCCAGCAACCGCAGCAGCCTCGGCCCTGACAGGAGAAATAACCGATCCAAGGACAGTTTGAACCGACAGTCTTTTCTTTTTATATCTTTATTTCCTTTTTTATTTTCTTTTTCTTCCTCTTTATTTTTATTTTCCGGCTCTTTTTCCGTATTAACAATATGAAAATTCATCTTAAATCCAGCTAAAATTTATACCATGAATTCTATACTCTTGAATAGGAGGGAATTGCTATAACCGAAGAACTTAGCCATGATAATCTTTCCCATTTAATTGAACACTGGATCGAACATAACGACAGCCACATAAAGAGTTTTAAGGAATGGGCTCAGAAAGCCAAAAAAGATGGTTTTCTCGAAGCTTCCGAAGATATCCTTGAGGCTGCCAGCAAAGTTGAGGAAGCAAACGAGCTCCTTAGCAAAGCAAGAGAAGGGCTTTTCCATATTCACAGCCACGAATGACTGTTAATGGGTAAACGTCCATAACTTTTTCTTAATTATTTAGGTGCCGGGCCTGTGCTCGCCACTGTTTCTCTTTCATTTTTGTTTTTCGTCTGTTTTTCCTTACCTGTTTTATTTCCTCAAGATTTTACCCTTCATGTCCTGCCCGGACCAGCAGAGCCTTTACATTTTTCAAGTCGGTAACTAATTCTCCAACTTTCGTTTCTTCCAGATATTTGATAAAGCCCTGCCCTTCTTCAGGGTTCAGGTCTTCACTGTTCAGCAGCTCTTCAATCAGGTCATTTTCAAAAAGACTTTTTGAGGTGTTATTTTTGCTTTCTGGCTTTTTTTTGTCCCTGAAAATAGGGCTGGAATCCCCGCTGAAAATTATATTTTCATTCAATTTTGCCGCTGAGAAAGGATAAACATTTTTTATTTTTTCTTCCTTTTCCTGAAATGTCTTATCTTTACCTTGTTCTCCTGCTCTGTTTTCCTGGTTAGTTTCTTCTGTCTCACTTATTATGGCAGTTTCTTTAGTATTGTCTGTTTTCTCTATAATATCTCCGGATTTTTTATCTTCAAGTTTTTTATATTCAGGTTTCTCGACTATTCCTTTGACCACTATTTCCAGTCCCCCGGCTTTTACCTCTGAAACTCCGGGCTCTACCGCATGAACAGAATCATTATTAACTTCATGAAGCCTGGACATTTTTACAGATACTTTCCTGGGAAGCGGGGGAAAAATCTCTTCCCGCCAGGGGAATTCTGATGTTTCTTCTATATTTTCAGTCCCTAATTTTCGGACCCTTTCAATACGGGCTTCGATCTCCTTTTTCTCTTCCAAAAGTTTTTTGATTTTTTTCTTAACTTCTTCTCTACTTTTTGTCAAATCCTCCATATCCTCGATATTTACATCAGCTGTTTTAGGCTTGAGTATTAAATCCTTCAATTCTCTCGCTTTCAGATCCTTTAATCCGCTGTCCCTTAGTTCTTTTAACCCCTTAACTCCCAGTTCCTTTAAACTGTTCATCCAATTACCTCCAACAAGGTTTGATTTATTCTAACTTCAATCCTTTTTCAGAAACTTTTTCATAAATTATTTCGGGAATTTTCAGAAACTTTGCTTTCTGCCTCAAATGAAAACATTTCATATCTGGAATGTGAATACATTCGACACAACCGGAGGGATAAGGATCATACAGATTCCTGAAATTCCGGACATCAGGCCCCCATAGAAAAAGAGTTTGTAATTTCCTCCACCTTCTACGATCTTTACCACAAGCGTGTTTGAAACGGTGAGGATAATTATTACTGAGAAGGTTAACCTGTATAGCATGGGCATACTTTCGGCTACGTTGAACATGCTCATCCCCATTGCAGAAATCCCCCCCGATCCTCCTTCCGTGGATATGTAAGATTCGTTCATCCTGGAAATAAGTCCACTGAATTTTGAAATTATCTCCAATACAAAGACCAGAAGCCCTACCATAACAGCATGCAGTGTCATGACAAGCCCCTTGAAGCCTGAACTGACCAGCTGCCGTTTCATCCTGAGGAGGACGATAGCCAGGCTTGAAGTAGAGACTATGTTCCCTATCTCCGCAGGGTCTCCGCCCAGTTCTACTGCATCGGTAAAGATCCTTGAGCACCTGTTGATCAGTTCGGAGCCTGTTTCTCCTATGAATTTTTCCCAGCAGAGCTTTGACTTAAACCCCATAGAAAGGCTGGAATGCAACTCTTCGACTCCGGGCTTGAGACAGCCTATGGTTTCCTTATCAAGGTTTTCCATTGCACTCCGGATGGTGACTCCTGTGGTTCCTGCAAGATTCCCGAGGGTCTTTACAAAAGCCGGAAAACTGCTGTCCCTTTCATTGATTTTCCGGTCATCTTCCATAGCAACAATTCCTATCGGAAGTGTAAAAACGGTCACTCCGAGCAGAATAAATTTCAGTTCAGTTCCTTGCATGATGAGGGCAATGAGAACAATTGCTCCTATTGGGAGCAGAACCCTACTCAATAGCCTTATTTTATCCTGTTCCTTTGATTTGAGGCGGAGCGCATGTACCTTTTTTTCGGCAGGAGCTGCCTTATATATTATGTAAAGGGCAAGCCCGCTTATGAAAAGAATTATAAACTGTAGTAGAAAAGCAATTGTTTCTATATTCGTGATGTTATAGATCATGACCGAAACCAGAATTATGGTAACAACGAGGGTTAAGGATACCATCAGGGCGGTATAGCCATCGGTCCATTTTTTCAGGGCTTCGATACTTCGCTCGTACTCATTGGAGTAGATCTCTTCCCTTATGATTTTCTCCTGCTTCAGGAAATTTTTTTCCGGTTCTCCGGAAGAAAGGATATTTGCCATTCTCTCAATAAATTTTGAAATATATACGTCCTTTAATTTCTGAGAAATATACTTGCAGGATTTTGCATATTCGTACCCCCATTTCGAGGCAAGGATATGGATCTGCCTGAAATATTTCGAAGCTTCGTACTCTTGCTGGCGGCCTGTATAATCGAAGATCCTGTCCCTTTCGATATCCGCAGTTGAAATCGCAGCCATATATGTCAGCAGGAAGAGCATATCGTCATTAACTCTTTCAACAACTCTGGTGCTTTTCAGCTTTCCGGTGATGTTAAAGTAGCCTTCAACTTCCTGTATTGCTTTATTCAGGTTTAAGTACGGAACTGTTTGCAAAAAAGTCATGATGTTAGTCCCGCCTCCTCAAGTCGGATCAGAGTATTGAATAGGTCATAAAAATTGGTAATGTCTGCCTGGTGGATCTTCCGGAGGATTTTTTCCCTTCTGTCAAGTTCATAGTAAATTTTTCGGATCTGGTTTT
This genomic interval carries:
- a CDS encoding GrpB family protein, encoding MDVKMRDIVRVVPYDPEWKAEFLKIKSMISDCVGDLIIGVEHVGSTAVEGLASKPIIDIDVVNRLFYVISQ
- a CDS encoding phosphate signaling complex PhoU family protein, which produces MTKDRRKIQFTGNSTYIVSLPIKWVRDIGLKPGDTLTLTDMPNKTLLVSSSVIPKERSALKASIDYLHTESAENNLRIIISHYLAGYDSLKLTTNKGFSAYDRKFIKDSVRQKLIGLELVEESRNELVFQCLLNYSDLPLNRVIKNMYGLVLSMLEDSMAALRNHNTEIAEDVIQRDDDVDRFYLLAVRQLKASLDDVELAEKIGIRSSKDCLGYRLIIKSIERVGDHAVKIATNVLKMDGGISADDPIFKMAGLSLNVFESSIDSMAEDDLQAINKIVVNAKNVSQFGVSLESRGDGSPRNIALSMILESLRRVAEYSADIAEVSINMNVKKI
- a CDS encoding arsenate reductase ArsC, translating into MTSNKRSNEKKKVLFLCTHNSARSQMAEGLLRAIYGERYEAYSAGVKATNVNPHAVQVMKEIGIDISGQYSKTPKEFQDTIFDMAVTVCDRAKVSCPICSTNLELPTEAPKAREVIHKSFEDPAAAVGSEEEQLKVFRQIRDEIKDWISRTFGK
- the hacA gene encoding homoaconitase large subunit — protein: MSIDYRKRGLFMGTISEKIFSRAAGKEAKANDFVLADVDYAMAHDGTSVLAVNAFKEMEMEKVWDPSRIVVPFDHIAPANNETSAILQREIREWVKEQGIPNFYEVGEGICHQVLPENGFALPGKLVVGADSHSCTYGAFGAFATGVGATDMAEIFASGKLWFKVPESFRMTVEGSLRKGVYAKDLTLYLIGKTGIAGATYKAVEFYGQAISELTVAGRMTLCNMAIEMGAKTGIVPPDEKTFEFLKNRAAAPYEPVYADPDAVYMEEFAYDAGDIEPQVACPHQVDNVKPVGEVEGTHVDQVFIGTCTNGRLEDLEVAAAILKGKKVAVRTIVIPASRTTLLAAIENGTMETLLRAGVTLATPGCGPCLGAHQGVLGEGEVCVSTANRNFRGRMGKGGFIYLASPATAAASALTGEITDPRTV
- the flaJ gene encoding archaellar assembly protein FlaJ gives rise to the protein MTFLQTVPYLNLNKAIQEVEGYFNITGKLKSTRVVERVNDDMLFLLTYMAAISTADIERDRIFDYTGRQQEYEASKYFRQIHILASKWGYEYAKSCKYISQKLKDVYISKFIERMANILSSGEPEKNFLKQEKIIREEIYSNEYERSIEALKKWTDGYTALMVSLTLVVTIILVSVMIYNITNIETIAFLLQFIILFISGLALYIIYKAAPAEKKVHALRLKSKEQDKIRLLSRVLLPIGAIVLIALIMQGTELKFILLGVTVFTLPIGIVAMEDDRKINERDSSFPAFVKTLGNLAGTTGVTIRSAMENLDKETIGCLKPGVEELHSSLSMGFKSKLCWEKFIGETGSELINRCSRIFTDAVELGGDPAEIGNIVSTSSLAIVLLRMKRQLVSSGFKGLVMTLHAVMVGLLVFVLEIISKFSGLISRMNESYISTEGGSGGISAMGMSMFNVAESMPMLYRLTFSVIIILTVSNTLVVKIVEGGGNYKLFFYGGLMSGISGICMILIPPVVSNVFTFQI